A genomic window from Lotus japonicus ecotype B-129 chromosome 1, LjGifu_v1.2 includes:
- the LOC130731271 gene encoding probable aldo-keto reductase 1 → MAAQQSGLIPRVKLGTQGFEVSKLGFGCMGLSWAYNDPVAEEDGVSIIKYAFNKGITFFDTADCYGAAGANEHLVGKALKELPREKIQLATKFGITRREFNQFTALSDILVQGSPDYVRSCIEASLKRLDVEYIDLYYQHRVDTSVPIEDTVGELKKLVEEGKIKYIGLSEASPDTIRRAHAVHPITAVQIEWSLWTRDIEEEIVPLCRELGIGIVPYGPLGGGFFGGKGVVESVSASSSLTIHPRFQAENLDKNKSIYYRIDSLAKKHQATPAQLALAWVLQQGKDVVPIPGTTKIKNLDQNIGALAVKLSEKDLREISEAVPTDDVAGGRHHNGLDHFSWKFANTPPKDSKIST, encoded by the exons ATGGCTGCACAGCAAAGTGGATTGATTCCTCGTGTGAAACTTGGAACCCAGGGCTTTGAG GTTTCAAAACTGGGATTTGGGTGTATGGGCCTCAGTTGGGCCTACAATGACCCTGTTGCTGAAGAGGATGGTGTATCTATTATTAAGTATGCATTCAACAAAGGGATCACTTTCTTTGATACTGCTGATTGTTATGGAGCTGCTGGTGCAAATGAACATTTGGTTGGAAAG GCCTTAAAGGAGCTACCTAGAGAAAAGATCCAGTTAGCGACAAAATTTGGTATCACGAGAAGAGAATTTAATCAATTTACAGCTCTTTCTGATATACTTGTCCAAGGTTCACCTGATTATGTGCGCTCATGCATTGAAGCTAGCTTGAAACGTCTTGATGTTGAATACATTGATCTCTATTATCAGCACAGGGTGGACACATCTGTACCAATAGAGGACACA GTAGGTGAACTTAAGAAATTGGTGGAAGAGGGTAAAATCAAGTATATTGGGTTATCTGAAGCCAGCCCTGATACAATAAGAAGAGCACATGCAGTTCATCCCATCACAGCTGTACAAATAGAGTGGTCCCTCTGGACTCGTGACATTGAGGAGGAGATAGTTCCTCTGTGCAG GGAGCTCGGTATTGGCATTGTACCGTATGGTCCTCTTGGTGGTGGCTTTTTTGGCGGAAAAGGTGTTGTGGAAAGTGTGTCTGCAAGTAGCTCTCTG ACTATACATCCCCGCTTCCAAGCTGAGAACTTGGACAAGAATAAGAGTATATATTATCGAATTGACAGTCTTGCTAAGAAGCATCAGGCCACTCCTGCTCAATTGGCATTAGCATGGGTACTCCAACAAGGCAAGGATGTTGTGCCTATTCCTG GAACAACAAAGATTAAGAACCTAGATCAAAATATCGGTGCCTTAGCAGTAAAACTATCAGAAAAGGACCTGAGAGAAATTTCTGAGGCAGTTCCCACTGATGATGTAGCAGGTGGGAGACACCACAATGGACTCGATCATTTTTCTTGGAAGTTTGCTAACACACCTCCAAAAGATTCGAAGATCTCAACCTGA